In Drosophila santomea strain STO CAGO 1482 chromosome 2L, Prin_Dsan_1.1, whole genome shotgun sequence, a single window of DNA contains:
- the LOC120444134 gene encoding lysine-specific demethylase 6A isoform X3 has protein sequence MGQLSFEDDCVIRELDSRYYGFLDLSNSKNAEIRNLVQQTITNLQNYIANGQVHESKNSSDNKNAIQKFEPETQAEHMENTSSQNNDETKPFDKDANEKVSIINEKPQDEHYVNALCKLGHLHLLLGEYTEALSAYQKYLRFRENNYWTNHAFIYGIGVAYFKLRCFKWAIKSFQELLYLSPNFTCANEVHLRLGLMLKHCGEFHIAQKHLQLALLYTYPSTFSELQVKFQIAHLYEVQNKHKAAKDGYEFLLNEKNISLELKADVYRQLGWMYHCVECLGEKKEREANALNFLQKSIEADPKSGQSLYLLGRCYAGINKVHDAFLAYRNSVEKSEGNADTWCSIGVLYQQQNQPTDALQAYICAVQLDKDHKAAWTNLGILYESCGQLRDAYACYLNATKQISFQKSSLIRKKQAIRMKKDTIGLSKGLSQRITFLEGQLSQAPLPSITSKRRQLCSIEEAWNLPISLEMNSRQQQTAQMLPRQVTKQSPVQGPPPPYPHSQLSQSPIPSKRIKEDGTGQQEVTHNNGQTSAPNLINISESLNQRNFNAMPESNKNSEQSVVDTFDDISNDIYKQNETIKLERLSHDALSNNEDSRHDYIGTDNADLLTTFKIQMDSKQLMAAVKLLPIDEPPVHCTILQVNAPPPSPPDCPPQKLTRDQLLPPTPSVHLENKKNAFSPQLQEFCLKHPIAVVRGLAGALKLDLGLFSTKTLVEANPDHSVEVRTQVHQSPDENWDTSQGKRVWACISHRSHTTIAKYAQYQASSFQDSLKDESDKGFPGSQAMSDSDSKDSVSNSNIVLKRKKHKINSKMLRFGTNVDLSDEKKWKPQLTELQKLPAFARVISAANMLSHVGHVILGMNTVQLYMKVPGSRTPGHQENNNFCSININIGPGDCEWFAVPDAYWGGVHNLCEKNNISYLHGSWWPVLEDLYKENIPVYRFIQKPGDLVWVNAGCVHWVQSIGWCNNIAWNVGPLTARQYSLAIERYEWNKVQAFKSIVPMVHLSWNLARNIKVSDTKLFELIKMCLLQTLKNVLHIQEYVKSKGVEIRFNGRGKNEASHYCGQCEVEVFNVLFIKEQEKRHVVHCLSCALKLSPSLQGIVCLEEYRLSELQRVYDSFTLHRTQGLAYTQ, from the exons ATGGGCCAACTTTCTTTCGAGGATGATTGCGTGATCCGCGAGCTGGATAG TCGATACTACGGCTTTTTGGACTTGTCCAATTCGAAAAATGCGGAAATAAGGAATCTCGTTCAACAAACCATTACGAACTTGCAAAACTACATTGCAAATGGTCAGGTGCACGAATCGAAGAACTCCAGtgataataaaaatgctaTACAAAAGTTTGAACCCGAAACTCAAGCAGAGCATATGGAAAACACATCGTCGCAAAATAATGACGAGACCAAACCCTTTGATAAAGATGCTAATGAAAAGGTGTCCATCATTAATGAAAAACCCCAAGATGAACACTACGTTAACGCTCTTTGTAAACTTGGCCACCTGCATCTTCTACTTGGCGAATACACTGAAG CCCTATCAGCGTATCAAAAGTACTTACGGTTCAGAGAAAACAATTACTGGACAAACCATGCATTCATTTACGGAATAGGCGTTGCTTATTTTAAACTTCGGTGCTTTAAATG GGCCATCAAATCGTTTCAGGAGCTTTTATACCTAAGTCCCAATTTTACATGTGCAAATGAGGTGCATTTGCGGCTTGGTCTTATGCTAAAACATTGCGGGGAGTTTCATATTGCCcaaaaacatttgcaattgGCGCTGCTTTATACATACCCCTCGACCTTTTCAGAACTTCAGG TAAAATTTCAAATCGCACATTTGTATGAAGttcaaaacaaacacaagGCGGCAAAGGATGGCTACGAATTCCTCCTTAATGAGAAAAACATCTCCTTGGAGCTCAAAGCAGATGTGTATCGACAATTAG GATGGATGTACCATTGCGTAGAATGCCTAGGCGAAAAAAAGGAACGTGAAGCAAACGCATTAAATTTTCTACAAAAATCAATTGAAGCTGACCCAAAGAGTGGACAATCATTATATTTATTAGGAAGGTGTTACGCCGGCATTAATAAGGTCCATGATGCTTTCCTAGCATACCGAAACTCGGTGGAAAAAAGTGAGGGCAATGCTGATACTTGGTGCTCAATCGG CGTCTTATATCAGCAACAAAATCAACCCACGGATGCCCTTCAAGCTTACATATGTGCTGTGCAATTGGATAAAGACCATAAAGCCGCGTGGACCAATCTGGGTATACTTTATGAGAGCTGTGGTCAATTACGAGATGCCTATGCTTGCTATTTAAATGCAACCAAACAAATATCATTCCAG AAGTCTTCATtaattcgaaaaaaacaagcaaTACGTATGAAAAAGGACACAATAGGATTGTCCAAAGGCCTGTCTCAGAGAATCACTTTCTTGGAGGGCCAGCTCAGTCAAGCACCATTGCCGAGTATTACATCGAAGCGCCGCCAGCTGTGTTCAATTGAAGAAGCTTGGAACCTGCCAATATCATTAGAAATGAACTCTCGCCAACAACAAACTGCGCAGATGCTACCAAGACAGGTCACAAAGCAAAGTCCAGTACAG GGACCGCCACCACCTTATCCGCATAGCCAACTCAGCCAAAGTCCCATACCTTCGAAACGTATTAAGGAAGATGGCACAGGCCAACAGGAAGTAACACATAACAACGGTCAGACATCTGCGCCAAATCTAATAA ACATTTCGGAATCTTTAAACCAGCGCAACTTCAACGCCATGCCGGAGAGCAATAAAAATTCGGAGCAAAGTGTTGTAGACACCTTCGACGACATCTCGAAtgatatttataaacaaaatgagACTATTAAGCTCGAACGTTTAAGCCACGATGCACTTAGTAACAATGAGGACTCGAGGCACGATTATATTGGTACTGACAACGCCGACCTGTTGACCACGTTCAAAATACAAATGGACTCAAAGCAGTTGATGGCAGCTGTAAAACTGCTGCCAATCGACGAGCCGCCCGTGCACTGCACCATTTTGCAAGTGAATGCGCCCCCGCCATCTCCGCCCGATTGCCCACCGCAAAAACTCACGCGAGATCAACTCCTGCCACCCACACCCTCGGTTCATTTAGAAAATAAGAAGAACGCGTTCAGCCCCCAGTTGCAGGAGTTTTGCCTGAAACATCCGATTGCCGTTGTACGCGGCTTGGCGGGCGCTTTGAAGCTAGATCTCGGTCTCTTTTCGACCAAAACGTTGGTGGAAGCCAACCCGGACCATAGTGTTGAGGTCCGGACACAAGTTCACCAGTCTCCCGATGAAAATTGGGACACTTCGCAGGGAAAGCGAGTCTGGGCCTGCATTTCGCATCGGTCTCACACAACGATAGCCAAATATGCCCAATATCAGGCATCCAGTTTTCAAGACAGCTTGAAG GATGAAAGCGATAAAGGTTTCCCGGGCTCACAAGCAATGTCGGACTCAGACTCAAAGGACTCGGTATCCAACTCGAACATAGTTCTCAAGcgtaaaaaacataaaatcaacagcaaaatGTTGAG GTTCGGCACCAACGTGGACCTCTCCGATGAAAAGAAATGGAAGCCGCAACTTACAGAGCTACAAAAACTGCCAGCTTTTGCGCGAGTTATATCTGCTGCCAATATGCTTTCTCACGTGGGCCACGTCATTTTGGGCATGAACACCGTTCAGCTCTACATGAAGGTACCCGGAAGTAGGACGCCTGGCCACCAAGAGAACAACAACTTCTGCTCAATCAACATCAATATCGGTCCCGGAGATTGTGAATGGTTTGCCGTCCCAGATGCCTACTGGGGCGGAGTTCACAATCTGTGCGAGAAGAACAACATCAGCTATCTGCACGGTTCGTGGTGGCCCGTCCTGGAAGATTTATACAAGGAGAATATACCAGTTTATAGATTTATACAGAAACCCGGAGACTTGGTTTGGGTGAATGCCGG ATGCGTGCATTGGGTTCAGTCGATCGGATGGTGCAACAACATTGCGTGGAACGTTGGTCCTTTAACTGCCCGCCAATATTCTCTTGCCATCGAGCGGTATGAGTGGAATAAAGTGCAGGCTTTCAAGAGCATTGTTCCGATGGTGCATTTAAGCTGGAATCTTGCAAGGAATATCAAAGTGTCGGATACCAAACTTTTCGAGCTGATAAA AATGTGTTTGCTGCAAACGCTAAAAAACGTGTTGCACATACAAGAGTATGTCAAGTCGAAAGGTGTGGAAATACGTTTCAATGGACGCGGCAAGAACGAAGCATCCCACTATTGCGGACAATGCGAG GTTGAAGTTTTCAATGTGTTGTTCATCAAGGAGCAAGAGAAACGACACGTGGTCCACTGCCTATCGTGCGCCCTGAAGCTTTCTCCATCGCTCCAGGGTATCGTTTGCCTGGAGGAGTATCGTCTGTCTGAACTGCAGCGTGTGTACGATTCGTTTACTTTACACAGAACCCAAGGACTAGCATACACTCAGTAG
- the LOC120444134 gene encoding lysine-specific demethylase 6A isoform X4 codes for MGQLSFEDDCVIRELDSRYYGFLDLSNSKNAEIRNLVQQTITNLQNYIANGQVHESKNSSDNKNAIQKFEPETQAEHMENTSSQNNDETKPFDKDANEKVSIINEKPQDEHYVNALCKLGHLHLLLGEYTEALSAYQKYLRFRENNYWTNHAFIYGIGVAYFKLRCFKWAIKSFQELLYLSPNFTCANEVHLRLGLMLKHCGEFHIAQKHLQLALLYTYPSTFSELQVKFQIAHLYEVQNKHKAAKDGYEFLLNEKNISLELKADVYRQLGWMYHCVECLGEKKEREANALNFLQKSIEADPKSGQSLYLLGRCYAGINKVHDAFLAYRNSVEKSEGNADTWCSIGVLYQQQNQPTDALQAYICAVQLDKDHKAAWTNLGILYESCGQLRDAYACYLNATKQISFQSSLIRKKQAIRMKKDTIGLSKGLSQRITFLEGQLSQAPLPSITSKRRQLCSIEEAWNLPISLEMNSRQQQTAQMLPRQVTKQSPVQGPPPPYPHSQLSQSPIPSKRIKEDGTGQQEVTHNNGQTSAPNLINISESLNQRNFNAMPESNKNSEQSVVDTFDDISNDIYKQNETIKLERLSHDALSNNEDSRHDYIGTDNADLLTTFKIQMDSKQLMAAVKLLPIDEPPVHCTILQVNAPPPSPPDCPPQKLTRDQLLPPTPSVHLENKKNAFSPQLQEFCLKHPIAVVRGLAGALKLDLGLFSTKTLVEANPDHSVEVRTQVHQSPDENWDTSQGKRVWACISHRSHTTIAKYAQYQASSFQDSLKDESDKGFPGSQAMSDSDSKDSVSNSNIVLKRKKHKINSKMLRFGTNVDLSDEKKWKPQLTELQKLPAFARVISAANMLSHVGHVILGMNTVQLYMKVPGSRTPGHQENNNFCSININIGPGDCEWFAVPDAYWGGVHNLCEKNNISYLHGSWWPVLEDLYKENIPVYRFIQKPGDLVWVNAGCVHWVQSIGWCNNIAWNVGPLTARQYSLAIERYEWNKVQAFKSIVPMVHLSWNLARNIKVSDTKLFELIKMCLLQTLKNVLHIQEYVKSKGVEIRFNGRGKNEASHYCGQCEVEVFNVLFIKEQEKRHVVHCLSCALKLSPSLQGIVCLEEYRLSELQRVYDSFTLHRTQGLAYTQ; via the exons ATGGGCCAACTTTCTTTCGAGGATGATTGCGTGATCCGCGAGCTGGATAG TCGATACTACGGCTTTTTGGACTTGTCCAATTCGAAAAATGCGGAAATAAGGAATCTCGTTCAACAAACCATTACGAACTTGCAAAACTACATTGCAAATGGTCAGGTGCACGAATCGAAGAACTCCAGtgataataaaaatgctaTACAAAAGTTTGAACCCGAAACTCAAGCAGAGCATATGGAAAACACATCGTCGCAAAATAATGACGAGACCAAACCCTTTGATAAAGATGCTAATGAAAAGGTGTCCATCATTAATGAAAAACCCCAAGATGAACACTACGTTAACGCTCTTTGTAAACTTGGCCACCTGCATCTTCTACTTGGCGAATACACTGAAG CCCTATCAGCGTATCAAAAGTACTTACGGTTCAGAGAAAACAATTACTGGACAAACCATGCATTCATTTACGGAATAGGCGTTGCTTATTTTAAACTTCGGTGCTTTAAATG GGCCATCAAATCGTTTCAGGAGCTTTTATACCTAAGTCCCAATTTTACATGTGCAAATGAGGTGCATTTGCGGCTTGGTCTTATGCTAAAACATTGCGGGGAGTTTCATATTGCCcaaaaacatttgcaattgGCGCTGCTTTATACATACCCCTCGACCTTTTCAGAACTTCAGG TAAAATTTCAAATCGCACATTTGTATGAAGttcaaaacaaacacaagGCGGCAAAGGATGGCTACGAATTCCTCCTTAATGAGAAAAACATCTCCTTGGAGCTCAAAGCAGATGTGTATCGACAATTAG GATGGATGTACCATTGCGTAGAATGCCTAGGCGAAAAAAAGGAACGTGAAGCAAACGCATTAAATTTTCTACAAAAATCAATTGAAGCTGACCCAAAGAGTGGACAATCATTATATTTATTAGGAAGGTGTTACGCCGGCATTAATAAGGTCCATGATGCTTTCCTAGCATACCGAAACTCGGTGGAAAAAAGTGAGGGCAATGCTGATACTTGGTGCTCAATCGG CGTCTTATATCAGCAACAAAATCAACCCACGGATGCCCTTCAAGCTTACATATGTGCTGTGCAATTGGATAAAGACCATAAAGCCGCGTGGACCAATCTGGGTATACTTTATGAGAGCTGTGGTCAATTACGAGATGCCTATGCTTGCTATTTAAATGCAACCAAACAAATATCATTCCAG TCTTCATtaattcgaaaaaaacaagcaaTACGTATGAAAAAGGACACAATAGGATTGTCCAAAGGCCTGTCTCAGAGAATCACTTTCTTGGAGGGCCAGCTCAGTCAAGCACCATTGCCGAGTATTACATCGAAGCGCCGCCAGCTGTGTTCAATTGAAGAAGCTTGGAACCTGCCAATATCATTAGAAATGAACTCTCGCCAACAACAAACTGCGCAGATGCTACCAAGACAGGTCACAAAGCAAAGTCCAGTACAG GGACCGCCACCACCTTATCCGCATAGCCAACTCAGCCAAAGTCCCATACCTTCGAAACGTATTAAGGAAGATGGCACAGGCCAACAGGAAGTAACACATAACAACGGTCAGACATCTGCGCCAAATCTAATAA ACATTTCGGAATCTTTAAACCAGCGCAACTTCAACGCCATGCCGGAGAGCAATAAAAATTCGGAGCAAAGTGTTGTAGACACCTTCGACGACATCTCGAAtgatatttataaacaaaatgagACTATTAAGCTCGAACGTTTAAGCCACGATGCACTTAGTAACAATGAGGACTCGAGGCACGATTATATTGGTACTGACAACGCCGACCTGTTGACCACGTTCAAAATACAAATGGACTCAAAGCAGTTGATGGCAGCTGTAAAACTGCTGCCAATCGACGAGCCGCCCGTGCACTGCACCATTTTGCAAGTGAATGCGCCCCCGCCATCTCCGCCCGATTGCCCACCGCAAAAACTCACGCGAGATCAACTCCTGCCACCCACACCCTCGGTTCATTTAGAAAATAAGAAGAACGCGTTCAGCCCCCAGTTGCAGGAGTTTTGCCTGAAACATCCGATTGCCGTTGTACGCGGCTTGGCGGGCGCTTTGAAGCTAGATCTCGGTCTCTTTTCGACCAAAACGTTGGTGGAAGCCAACCCGGACCATAGTGTTGAGGTCCGGACACAAGTTCACCAGTCTCCCGATGAAAATTGGGACACTTCGCAGGGAAAGCGAGTCTGGGCCTGCATTTCGCATCGGTCTCACACAACGATAGCCAAATATGCCCAATATCAGGCATCCAGTTTTCAAGACAGCTTGAAG GATGAAAGCGATAAAGGTTTCCCGGGCTCACAAGCAATGTCGGACTCAGACTCAAAGGACTCGGTATCCAACTCGAACATAGTTCTCAAGcgtaaaaaacataaaatcaacagcaaaatGTTGAG GTTCGGCACCAACGTGGACCTCTCCGATGAAAAGAAATGGAAGCCGCAACTTACAGAGCTACAAAAACTGCCAGCTTTTGCGCGAGTTATATCTGCTGCCAATATGCTTTCTCACGTGGGCCACGTCATTTTGGGCATGAACACCGTTCAGCTCTACATGAAGGTACCCGGAAGTAGGACGCCTGGCCACCAAGAGAACAACAACTTCTGCTCAATCAACATCAATATCGGTCCCGGAGATTGTGAATGGTTTGCCGTCCCAGATGCCTACTGGGGCGGAGTTCACAATCTGTGCGAGAAGAACAACATCAGCTATCTGCACGGTTCGTGGTGGCCCGTCCTGGAAGATTTATACAAGGAGAATATACCAGTTTATAGATTTATACAGAAACCCGGAGACTTGGTTTGGGTGAATGCCGG ATGCGTGCATTGGGTTCAGTCGATCGGATGGTGCAACAACATTGCGTGGAACGTTGGTCCTTTAACTGCCCGCCAATATTCTCTTGCCATCGAGCGGTATGAGTGGAATAAAGTGCAGGCTTTCAAGAGCATTGTTCCGATGGTGCATTTAAGCTGGAATCTTGCAAGGAATATCAAAGTGTCGGATACCAAACTTTTCGAGCTGATAAA AATGTGTTTGCTGCAAACGCTAAAAAACGTGTTGCACATACAAGAGTATGTCAAGTCGAAAGGTGTGGAAATACGTTTCAATGGACGCGGCAAGAACGAAGCATCCCACTATTGCGGACAATGCGAG GTTGAAGTTTTCAATGTGTTGTTCATCAAGGAGCAAGAGAAACGACACGTGGTCCACTGCCTATCGTGCGCCCTGAAGCTTTCTCCATCGCTCCAGGGTATCGTTTGCCTGGAGGAGTATCGTCTGTCTGAACTGCAGCGTGTGTACGATTCGTTTACTTTACACAGAACCCAAGGACTAGCATACACTCAGTAG
- the LOC120444134 gene encoding lysine-specific demethylase 6A isoform X2: MGQLSFEDDCVIRELDSRYYGFLDLSNSKNAEIRNLVQQTITNLQNYIANGQVHESKNSSDNKNAIQKFEPETQAEHMENTSSQNNDETKPFDKDANEKVSIINEKPQDEHYVNALCKLGHLHLLLGEYTEALSAYQKYLRFRENNYWTNHAFIYGIGVAYFKLRCFKWAIKSFQELLYLSPNFTCANEVHLRLGLMLKHCGEFHIAQKHLQLALLYTYPSTFSELQVKFQIAHLYEVQNKHKAAKDGYEFLLNEKNISLELKADVYRQLGWMYHCVECLGEKKEREANALNFLQKSIEADPKSGQSLYLLGRCYAGINKVHDAFLAYRNSVEKSEGNADTWCSIGVLYQQQNQPTDALQAYICAVQLDKDHKAAWTNLGILYESCGQLRDAYACYLNATKQISFQSSLIRKKQAIRMKKDTIGLSKGLSQRITFLEGQLSQAPLPSITSKRRQLCSIEEAWNLPISLEMNSRQQQTAQMLPRQVTKQSPVQGPPPPYPHSQLSQSPIPSKRIKEDGTGQQEVTHNNGQTSAPNLINISESLNQRNFNAMPESNKNSEQSVVDTFDDISNDIYKQNETIKLERLSHDALSNNEDSRHDYIGTDNADLLTTFKIQMDSKQLMAAVKLLPIDEPPVHCTILQVNAPPPSPPDCPPQKLTRDQLLPPTPSVHLENKKNAFSPQLQEFCLKHPIAVVRGLAGALKLDLGLFSTKTLVEANPDHSVEVRTQVHQSPDENWDTSQGKRVWACISHRSHTTIAKYAQYQASSFQDSLKLILPQDESDKGFPGSQAMSDSDSKDSVSNSNIVLKRKKHKINSKMLRFGTNVDLSDEKKWKPQLTELQKLPAFARVISAANMLSHVGHVILGMNTVQLYMKVPGSRTPGHQENNNFCSININIGPGDCEWFAVPDAYWGGVHNLCEKNNISYLHGSWWPVLEDLYKENIPVYRFIQKPGDLVWVNAGCVHWVQSIGWCNNIAWNVGPLTARQYSLAIERYEWNKVQAFKSIVPMVHLSWNLARNIKVSDTKLFELIKMCLLQTLKNVLHIQEYVKSKGVEIRFNGRGKNEASHYCGQCEVEVFNVLFIKEQEKRHVVHCLSCALKLSPSLQGIVCLEEYRLSELQRVYDSFTLHRTQGLAYTQ; encoded by the exons ATGGGCCAACTTTCTTTCGAGGATGATTGCGTGATCCGCGAGCTGGATAG TCGATACTACGGCTTTTTGGACTTGTCCAATTCGAAAAATGCGGAAATAAGGAATCTCGTTCAACAAACCATTACGAACTTGCAAAACTACATTGCAAATGGTCAGGTGCACGAATCGAAGAACTCCAGtgataataaaaatgctaTACAAAAGTTTGAACCCGAAACTCAAGCAGAGCATATGGAAAACACATCGTCGCAAAATAATGACGAGACCAAACCCTTTGATAAAGATGCTAATGAAAAGGTGTCCATCATTAATGAAAAACCCCAAGATGAACACTACGTTAACGCTCTTTGTAAACTTGGCCACCTGCATCTTCTACTTGGCGAATACACTGAAG CCCTATCAGCGTATCAAAAGTACTTACGGTTCAGAGAAAACAATTACTGGACAAACCATGCATTCATTTACGGAATAGGCGTTGCTTATTTTAAACTTCGGTGCTTTAAATG GGCCATCAAATCGTTTCAGGAGCTTTTATACCTAAGTCCCAATTTTACATGTGCAAATGAGGTGCATTTGCGGCTTGGTCTTATGCTAAAACATTGCGGGGAGTTTCATATTGCCcaaaaacatttgcaattgGCGCTGCTTTATACATACCCCTCGACCTTTTCAGAACTTCAGG TAAAATTTCAAATCGCACATTTGTATGAAGttcaaaacaaacacaagGCGGCAAAGGATGGCTACGAATTCCTCCTTAATGAGAAAAACATCTCCTTGGAGCTCAAAGCAGATGTGTATCGACAATTAG GATGGATGTACCATTGCGTAGAATGCCTAGGCGAAAAAAAGGAACGTGAAGCAAACGCATTAAATTTTCTACAAAAATCAATTGAAGCTGACCCAAAGAGTGGACAATCATTATATTTATTAGGAAGGTGTTACGCCGGCATTAATAAGGTCCATGATGCTTTCCTAGCATACCGAAACTCGGTGGAAAAAAGTGAGGGCAATGCTGATACTTGGTGCTCAATCGG CGTCTTATATCAGCAACAAAATCAACCCACGGATGCCCTTCAAGCTTACATATGTGCTGTGCAATTGGATAAAGACCATAAAGCCGCGTGGACCAATCTGGGTATACTTTATGAGAGCTGTGGTCAATTACGAGATGCCTATGCTTGCTATTTAAATGCAACCAAACAAATATCATTCCAG TCTTCATtaattcgaaaaaaacaagcaaTACGTATGAAAAAGGACACAATAGGATTGTCCAAAGGCCTGTCTCAGAGAATCACTTTCTTGGAGGGCCAGCTCAGTCAAGCACCATTGCCGAGTATTACATCGAAGCGCCGCCAGCTGTGTTCAATTGAAGAAGCTTGGAACCTGCCAATATCATTAGAAATGAACTCTCGCCAACAACAAACTGCGCAGATGCTACCAAGACAGGTCACAAAGCAAAGTCCAGTACAG GGACCGCCACCACCTTATCCGCATAGCCAACTCAGCCAAAGTCCCATACCTTCGAAACGTATTAAGGAAGATGGCACAGGCCAACAGGAAGTAACACATAACAACGGTCAGACATCTGCGCCAAATCTAATAA ACATTTCGGAATCTTTAAACCAGCGCAACTTCAACGCCATGCCGGAGAGCAATAAAAATTCGGAGCAAAGTGTTGTAGACACCTTCGACGACATCTCGAAtgatatttataaacaaaatgagACTATTAAGCTCGAACGTTTAAGCCACGATGCACTTAGTAACAATGAGGACTCGAGGCACGATTATATTGGTACTGACAACGCCGACCTGTTGACCACGTTCAAAATACAAATGGACTCAAAGCAGTTGATGGCAGCTGTAAAACTGCTGCCAATCGACGAGCCGCCCGTGCACTGCACCATTTTGCAAGTGAATGCGCCCCCGCCATCTCCGCCCGATTGCCCACCGCAAAAACTCACGCGAGATCAACTCCTGCCACCCACACCCTCGGTTCATTTAGAAAATAAGAAGAACGCGTTCAGCCCCCAGTTGCAGGAGTTTTGCCTGAAACATCCGATTGCCGTTGTACGCGGCTTGGCGGGCGCTTTGAAGCTAGATCTCGGTCTCTTTTCGACCAAAACGTTGGTGGAAGCCAACCCGGACCATAGTGTTGAGGTCCGGACACAAGTTCACCAGTCTCCCGATGAAAATTGGGACACTTCGCAGGGAAAGCGAGTCTGGGCCTGCATTTCGCATCGGTCTCACACAACGATAGCCAAATATGCCCAATATCAGGCATCCAGTTTTCAAGACAGCTTGAAG CTTATTTTACCGCAGGATGAAAGCGATAAAGGTTTCCCGGGCTCACAAGCAATGTCGGACTCAGACTCAAAGGACTCGGTATCCAACTCGAACATAGTTCTCAAGcgtaaaaaacataaaatcaacagcaaaatGTTGAG GTTCGGCACCAACGTGGACCTCTCCGATGAAAAGAAATGGAAGCCGCAACTTACAGAGCTACAAAAACTGCCAGCTTTTGCGCGAGTTATATCTGCTGCCAATATGCTTTCTCACGTGGGCCACGTCATTTTGGGCATGAACACCGTTCAGCTCTACATGAAGGTACCCGGAAGTAGGACGCCTGGCCACCAAGAGAACAACAACTTCTGCTCAATCAACATCAATATCGGTCCCGGAGATTGTGAATGGTTTGCCGTCCCAGATGCCTACTGGGGCGGAGTTCACAATCTGTGCGAGAAGAACAACATCAGCTATCTGCACGGTTCGTGGTGGCCCGTCCTGGAAGATTTATACAAGGAGAATATACCAGTTTATAGATTTATACAGAAACCCGGAGACTTGGTTTGGGTGAATGCCGG ATGCGTGCATTGGGTTCAGTCGATCGGATGGTGCAACAACATTGCGTGGAACGTTGGTCCTTTAACTGCCCGCCAATATTCTCTTGCCATCGAGCGGTATGAGTGGAATAAAGTGCAGGCTTTCAAGAGCATTGTTCCGATGGTGCATTTAAGCTGGAATCTTGCAAGGAATATCAAAGTGTCGGATACCAAACTTTTCGAGCTGATAAA AATGTGTTTGCTGCAAACGCTAAAAAACGTGTTGCACATACAAGAGTATGTCAAGTCGAAAGGTGTGGAAATACGTTTCAATGGACGCGGCAAGAACGAAGCATCCCACTATTGCGGACAATGCGAG GTTGAAGTTTTCAATGTGTTGTTCATCAAGGAGCAAGAGAAACGACACGTGGTCCACTGCCTATCGTGCGCCCTGAAGCTTTCTCCATCGCTCCAGGGTATCGTTTGCCTGGAGGAGTATCGTCTGTCTGAACTGCAGCGTGTGTACGATTCGTTTACTTTACACAGAACCCAAGGACTAGCATACACTCAGTAG